The DNA region agattaaaaaaacaaaacacatctgtCTATCAGTtcatccatatctatctatctatctatctatctatctatctatctatctatctatctatctatctatctactagaTACAGTAtttatctatgtatacacccacaGCTCTATCTAGCTATCTAGTTATACATCCATAGatctatctatcaatctatctatTTTATCAATCGTTCTATGTATACATCCATAGCTCTGTCTATCTATcgctctatctgtctatctatcttcatCCATAGCtccatctatctgtctgtctattgatctatctatcgatctatctaCTCATTTATCTATCTACTAGATATTTGTCTATGCATACATCCAcagctctatctatctatctatctatctatctatctatctatctatctatctatctatctacctatccatccatccatagcagtttatatctatatattgctctgtctatctaactaactgtctacctgtctgtctgtctattatTTCTAGACTATCTATGTATTCTAAGCTTTTCATCCATCCCTATCAACTGCTGGATCCATCTATCACTATCAACTGCtggatccatccatccatccctaccaACTGCTGGATCCAGCTATCCGTATCAACTGCTGGATCCATCTATCCATATCAACTGCTGGATCCATCTATCCCTACCAACTGCTGGATCCAGCTATCCCTATCAACTGCTGGATCCATCTATCCATATCAACTGCTGGATCCATCTATCCCTACCAACTGCTGGATCCAGCTATCCCTATCAACTGCTGGATCCAGCTATCCCTATCAACTGCTGGATCCATCCATCCCTACCAACTGCTGGATCCATCCATCCCTACCAACTGCTGGATGCAGCTATCCCTATCAACTGCTGGATCCATCTATCCCTATCAACTGCTGGATCCATCTATCACTATCAACTGCTGGATCCATCCATCCCTACCAACTTCTGGATCCATCCACCCCTATCAACTGCTGGATCCATAAATCCATCCATAGATGATCTATCATCATCCCTAAATCATGAATCTGTGGAATAGAATTCCAGATTCCTCTGGCCATTCCCCAAACCAATACTAACTTCACCTCTTTCTAATTCtgaaataagagaaaaaaaaattaacatcatCCCAATGAATAAATGATATCATAAATTCATATCATCCCTGTATCACCTGGCATGTAACATGCCACAGGTAATATATTacataacccccctcccccatttagaCACCTACACACATGTAGATAATGCCTATCTTATTTACTCACAGAGTCACAGAAGAACAGTCCATATTTGGGAAAGTCCACTTTTCTGGGCTTTGTTGCAATCTGCTTAATTTTTTTTCCGAGCCATGTAACACAATAGCTTATTACAGTGAAATCAGCATGTATTGTATTGTAGCGCTGCCCAGCTGCACAGAGTTGTCACTGAGGCTCCCTTGACTCCGCCCACACCCTTTCTTTATAAGGCGTCGGTGTGCTGCAGAGGAATCATAGATcagagaggagctcacactgCAACTTGCTCTGAGAACTTTGGATTATTCTATTCCCTGCCTGCAAGAAAACTCTTTTTTTGGACTAAACCATTCTCAACAGGTACGCACACTTTCCAAACTTTTTATCTGACTACTACTTTGTACAGTAGATCATGCatcaatttattattatttaagaaTCCTAATTCTTGCTGGTTATTCTGCAGTAGAGACAGGCATTTTCACTTACAATAAAAGCAGTGGTAAATTGCCTTGCACCAAACTGAGCAATTTTGTATAGCATTTTTGTTCCTGGGctgcaaaaatttaaaaaatgcactgCTTAGATGATTGAGATCATGCAATAGTTTATTATTCTGCACTTTTGGTGCAAAGTCCCCCAGAAGTGGTTTCTACCGGTGTTTTGGGACTTTTGTCAGATTTGGGTGTTTGCTTAGCTGATAAAATTGCAAAGTCAACAAGAAGTAAAATGAGGgcgggagttaaaaaaaaactgaaaaaaaaaaatacttggatGAGTTTTAGGATGATTTCAGTCTGTGCCTCTGACAGCTCCTCTAAatagctcatttttgtgttcctcCACCAGGAGTCTGTCCAGAATGGAGTTGGCTTACGTCTTAGTCCTGCTCATCAGTTTCCTGACCTTCTTCGGCACTGTAGCGGCTGATTTGGAGAACGATCTAGGAGACAGAAtacggtaagttaaaaaaaaagttagaagaataaaaaaaagttaacaagAACTTTTCTCTGAAACTCTTTGGTTGTCCGAAACCCACCAGATATCTAACCTGAGCTATTCTATTTTTTTGTGCGCTTGCAGGTGGAATTTAATTGGGATGAATCGAATAAAGAGAGATTTGACAGCACACTTGCAACTGCCGAATGATGCAATGGCTCAATCTGCTTTCGTCAAAACAGAAGACACTAAGGACTCCGTAGTGCCACAGAGCAGGTGAATATTTATACCAGTATTTTATCGTATTGcagtgtttttatgtttttaatgtatacagtagaatctcattatagtaaactctgatatagtaaacctctggctatagtaacctCAGTCTCCAAGTCCTGAATATGcacctgtataaatatacaatatatgacaaatcctgatatagtaaacttctgatatagtaaactacttggccagatACCTTGAGGATTACTATTAAGGGATTCTACTGTCTCTGAGGGTTAGCAGCAAGGATCTTTATTGTCTAGCTATAGAAGCAGTTTTTTGTTTGAGATATTTGGTGACTCTAGAGTTACAGTGACAATAAAGGCATATACAATTTCCGTGTGCTATTATAATACAGGCACAGGTGCATGCTTCACAGAATAGTCTTAAGATCAAGCATGCACAGATAGCGGGTGGTCAGGAATGAGATAACGCATGGGCAGCCTTTGGCATGGTGATGATTGCAGAACTACAAGTACGTGCTTGCCCCGACACTTGGAGATTTGCAATTGTTGGCACGTCAAAGTTTGCCACTATAGAGATTATTATGCAAGAGTGCCAGTCAGCTAATGTTGGTGTTTTTTTCTTCATCTACCAGCAACAACATCCATATCCGTGTGAAGCGATACCGTCACAGCTTCAGCAACTACCCACAGATTACTTCCAGGGGCTGCAACTTTGGCACTTGCATTGTTCACAAGCTCGCTAACCAGATCTACCAGTACAACGACAAAGACAAGGACAGTACGGCCCCGGCCAGGAAAATAAGCTCACAGGGCTACGGCCGGAGGAGAAGGTCTGTTCCCGAGAGGAAACTTCTTCTCCCTGTGGTGGATGGAAAAGTTCAACCTTGGTGGGTCAGCACGAGAAGCAGCGATGCTGCCACCGAACAGCTCTTAGAAGTTAATGGTGCATCCATGCGGCAACAAGGAAGCGTGCCAAAGACCAAAGGCAAGCTGTGGCAGACCTTACTGAGGACTTAAACCACAGACTCAACAAGTGGAGGTTTATTTTGATAAGAATGAAGggcaaaaaaaagaaaggttttcCTTTCTGTGGTCCATGGTATCCCTCATCGCAAGCGTAGTGAAGCTTTAGACCAGACTGGAGAGAGGATATAAGGACATGGCCATTGCCGAAGAGGTGTTGTGATAAGCATGGAGGTCAGGGTTACAGTCTTTGAGGTTCTCTCGTCTTTGTGAAGTTGGAGAGACTGTTAATCCCTCTGGGCCGATGTAGGATGTACAATTTTGCACTTGTAAGGACTTTTGCATAAGTGAGCACTGATAGACTATaccaaaaataaaacataaaaacaaaaaacttgatggGGCTAATGTGTGTTTCAGAAGCTTGGGAGCTTCCAGGATGACCAGTTTTGTTCAAGGACTCATCATCCCAACATAGAGTCACAAGTTTGACCCTGAGCTAGGATCCGGAGCTGGAGAAGGTGCTGCAAACATTTTCTTGTATGTGTCATTTGGGGGTCTCCCTATGGGCTCCAGAACTAACCGACCTCATCAAGGGACAAGCAAGTCCCGCTAGTCAACCACTTCTGATTGTCAGAGAAGCACATAACAACCATCGCTGAAGGCTTTCCTGGCAAACAAGGGTTAACTCCCCAAAACGTTCCCCTTCCCCAACCCTGCCTTATCACTGCCAATGGACTTGTTACAGTGGACTCTAGAAACCCCTTTGAAGGACAGTCCCCAGGACTTCTCCCCAGGTTCTTAGTGAGCCATATATAATACTTGAAGTTAAAACCTTAAGTGCAATCAAAGTTATTTTTGTGTGTTGTCCATGACAAAGATAACCGTCACTATTTATTTGCTACTGTTTTATGTTTGTATTGTCCAAAGAAGAAGTTATTTTTTTACTTGAGTTTATTATAAATTTAtaaatatataagtatatatatatatatatatatatgagggcATTGTATCTATTTTATGAAGATATCGTCCATTGTGATGTTTTATTTGCATTCCTGTTTTTATCGAGAGTCATTATATGTTACATTTTATTCTAACCTGCAAGAGGGTTACTCTGaactataataaaaacaaaaaattcacCTTATACCTATGTGTTGTTTCCTCGTCATTTGCGGCTAATGTGGTCATAGCCTGGCTGATTCACAGGCAGCCTGGCTTTCATAGGTTGAACTATGTATACATCCACCTGTTATCTAGATAATATAGGTCATAATTTAGGAGATAAGCTAGCACTAGTCTCTGACTTGCAAGCAAAGGTCTAAAGTGCCAGCAGG from Hyperolius riggenbachi isolate aHypRig1 chromosome 11, aHypRig1.pri, whole genome shotgun sequence includes:
- the ADM gene encoding pro-adrenomedullin, with amino-acid sequence MELAYVLVLLISFLTFFGTVAADLENDLGDRIRWNLIGMNRIKRDLTAHLQLPNDAMAQSAFVKTEDTKDSVVPQSSNNIHIRVKRYRHSFSNYPQITSRGCNFGTCIVHKLANQIYQYNDKDKDSTAPARKISSQGYGRRRRSVPERKLLLPVVDGKVQPWWVSTRSSDAATEQLLEVNGASMRQQGSVPKTKGKLWQTLLRT